In Leishmania braziliensis MHOM/BR/75/M2904 complete genome, chromosome 29, a genomic segment contains:
- a CDS encoding MutS-like protein, which yields MHRAADAAAVHTHERGAVHSSVLRSSYSDFDTDDEGEDDEVDTSIKPPPVEVTALCWCAASVGVARFLYAECRIEVFQMPVCMVAGETVRRRQGRPAIPGATVHSQIGGAQFRSHRMRANATGSNGEVRIVAHEDIPPSLLWLVRYLQVHQPQVLLPHTGSEGLGDLIALVAEQTPVEVIRLSAVTAFCEPEALPRLATMYPAQEHELAARFHTERTAMMRSMAALLQFVAAVQSNVADVVERDALHALYLDDACAEALQITRTEHHPSSGQGRGRAKEGHSLLGLLSTAQSSVGRAMLRQWIALPCCDATEIETRQSVVAFFVNPLHHDIATKLRVALHKVRSTTHIFTLMRSGRALPKHYVSLYQTMRGVITVQDLLSTVAHAVSRLYVLLQSINVEPLRAMAESLAAAVVGDAGRSRGSGGGAADARRDRLPYLSAGPAAAAGSTFDPGMPNAVRIRDGVDTVLDELRVRFRELRLSLQAKAEAAFGELPWALRTRISLRCVYTAPHGYLLCVPVAELAALLSVKDAVDGDNLCGVSSDDNERGPNPWRSDNPESEAVGLLSGDAALHPSTVTATSPSLSPTDRVRTVMANSFGWRLHHTAQTGEYCFKSAAMDELDTWVGDLQRRVQQREEQVRRELDTSLLYNSLHLLRPTRALGELDCLLSFARVSTQEGWSRPEIVAPGTECAAPSEGAVEESDEGILEIEDGWHPLLSRHVGMQQLVPFSIHLRTSTDRVCLVLGVNGSGKSVLMGAVAQIVFLAHLGCHVPAATARLSLVNSIFAPSSSVFASSSSSTPHSAWSTADAAVAAPGSFYSECVVLHRVLHFVAGQQRARQAFHGNALEGSHTAGRALVLLDEFGRGTSPEDGCALLKATLLYFADGGDSSCGISRHSSPGAPLVLCATHLLEMLDVPEQLSSPGLLTLSNACDCGAAAVAPSGHGTGAERTHVTAAGAPIPSEPSAQGNRREPAAPPHTADTPLPLEWVKIYEMETHTTYAADQDVLTGTESLRAGNARLPLDVAPTYQPVCLTPHPGPRRQQDWEQRCSTHLGAGLAIGRQCGLDEELLGYWEAALGVLHRSP from the coding sequence ATGCAtcgcgctgctgatgcggcCGCCGTGCACACCCATGAGCGCGGCGCAGTGCACAGTTCTGTGCTGCGCTCCAGTTACTCTGATTTCGACACTGACGACGAAGGTGAGGACGATGAGGTCGATACGTCCATCAAACCACCTCCGGTGGAGGTGACAGCActgtgctggtgcgctgCCAGTGTCGGTGTGGCTCGTTTCCTGTATGCGGAGTGTCGCATCGAGGTCTTCCAGATGCCCGTGTGTATGGTGGCGGGCGAGACTGTGCGACGCCGACAGGGCCGACCCGCTATTCCAGGGGCCACAGTCCACTCACAGATCGGTGGCGCACAATTCAGATCGCATCGCATGCGCGCAAACGCCACCGGTAGCAACGGGGAGGTTCGTATTGTTGCTCATGAAGACATACCACCGAGCTTGCTGTGGCTGGTACGCTATCTGCAGGTGCATCAGCCCCAGGTGCTGCTTCCGCATACCGGTAGCGAGGGACTGGGCGACTTGATCGCGCTCGTGGCAGAGCAGACACCAGTTGAGGTGATCCGACTAAGCGCTGTGACGGCGTTTTGCGAACCTGAAGCGCTCCCTCGTCTGGCGACCATGTACCCTGCCCAGGAGCATGAGCTGGCCGCACGGTTTCATACAGAGAGGACGGCAATGATGCGTtccatggcggcgctgcttcagtTTGTTGCTGCCGTTCAGTCGAACGTAGCCGATGTCGTTGAGCGCGATGCGCTGCATGCACTTTACCTCGACGACGCCTGTGCCGAGGCTCTGCAGATCACCCGCACTGAGCACCACCCAAGCAGTGGACAGGGTCGTGGACGCGCAAAGGAAGGCCACTCGCTGCTAGGACTACTGAGCACGGCGCAAAGTTCTGTCGGGAGAGCGATGCTACGACAGTGGATCGCCTTGCCCTGCTGCGACGCGACGGAGATCGAGACGCGTCAGTCCGTCGTTGCCTTCTTCGTTAACCCCCTGCATCACGACATCGCCACCAAACTGCGAGTCGCACTGCACAAGGTGCGCTCAACAACTCATATTTTCACGCTGATGCGGTCGGGCCGAGCGCTGCCTAAGCATTACGTGTCACTCTACCAAACCATGCGAGGGGTTATTACTGTGCAGGATCTGCTCTCCACCGTCGCCCATGCGGTGAGTCGACTTtatgtgctgctgcagagcatCAACGTGGAACCGCTGCGTGCTATGGCGGAGTCcctcgctgcagcagtggtcGGGGATGCAGGACGTTCTCGCGGTAGCGGTGGAGGAGCCGCAGATGCGAGGCGGGATCGGCTGCCATATCTCTCTGCTgggccggcggcggcagcgggttCCACCTTTGACCCTGGTATGCCGAACGCCGTGCGCATCCGTGACGGGGTGGACACCGTACTTGACGAGCTGCGCGTTCGCTTTCGCGAGCTTCGGCTGTCTCTCCAGGCCAAAGCAGAGGCTGCCTTTGGAGAGCTTCCCTGGGCACTGCGTACAAGGATTTCTCTGCGCTGTGTGTACACAGCTCCGCACGGGTATTTGCTGTGCGTTCCAGTTGCGGAGCTTGCAGCACTGCTGTCAGTGAAAGACGCAGTTGATGGGGACAACCTGTGCGGTGTGAGCAGTGACGACAATGAAAGAGGACCAAACCCGTGGCGCAGCGACAATCCAGAGAGCGAGGCCGTTGGCCTCCtcagcggcgatgctgcacTGCATCCTTCTACGGTGACTGCTACCTCGCCTTCGCTGTCGCCTACCGATCGAGTGCGTACCGTGATGGCGAACTCCTTCGGCTGGCGGCTGCATCACACAGCCCAGACTGGCGAGTACTGCTTCAAGTCTGCAGCGATGGATGAGCTGGACACCTGGGTAGGCGACCTTCAGCggcgcgtgcagcagcgcgaggagCAGGTTCGACGCGAGCTGGACACGTCGCTCCTGTACAACTCTCTCCACCTGCTGCGGCCCACTCGCGCGTTGGGGGAGTTGGACTGCCTCTTGAGTTTTGCTCGTGTGTCAACGCAGGAGGGATGGTCTCGACCAGAGATTGTGGCGCCGGGCACTGAATGCGCCGCGCCAAGTGAGGGGGCAGTGGAGGAGTCCGACGAGGGCATTCTTGAGATCGAAGATGGATGGCACCCGCTCCTCTCGCGACATGTAggcatgcagcagctggttCCATTTTCGATCCACCTCCGCACCTCGACGGACCGTGTTTGTTTGGTGCTTGGCGTTAACGGCAGTGGCAAGTCGGTGCTCATGGGGGCCGTGGCGCAGATTGTGTTTCTCGCTCATTTGGGGTGCCACGTGCCAGCGGCCACAGCACGATTGAGCCTCGTTAACAGCATTTTCGCCCCATCGTCGTCAGTTTTTGcatcttcctcttcctcaacGCCGCATTCGGCGTGGTCGACTGCCGACGCAGCCGTAGCGGCGCCAGGCAGCTTCTACAGCGAGTGCGTGGTGCTTCATCGCGTGTTGCACTTTGTCGCTGGCCAGCAGAGAGCACGCCAGGCATTCCATGGCAACGCACTCGAGGGCAGCCACACCGCGGGGCGGGCactcgtgctgctcgacgaATTCGGACGCGGTACCTCCCCGGAGGATGGCTGTGCCCTACTGAAGGCAACCCTATTGTACTTCGCAGACGGAGGTGACAGCTCCTGTGGTATTAgtcgccacagcagccctGGTGCACCACTCGTCCTCTGCGCTACTCATCTTCTCGAGATGTTGGACGTACCGGAGCAACTTTCCTCGCCTGGGCTTCTCACCCTCAGCAACGCATGTGACtgcggagcagcggcggtggctccCAGTGGCCATGGCACAGGAGCAGAACGCACACATGTCACTGCCGCAGGTGCGCCTATCCCCAGTGAACCTTCAGCGCAAGGGAATCGACGCGAGCCCGCCGCTCCCCCTCACACGGCGGATACCCCGCTTCCCCTGGAGTGGGTGAAGATTTACGAGATggagacacacaccaccTATGCCGCCGATCAGGATGTCCTGACTGGCACCGAGAGCCTACGTGCCGGCAATGCTCGATTGCCACTGGATGTAGCCCCGACATACCAGCCTGTATGTCTTACGCCTCACCCCGGACCGCGTCGGCAGCAGGACTGGGAGCAACGTTGCAGTACCCACCTAGGTGCTGGACTTGCCATTGGACGTCAGTGTGGCCTCgatgaggagctgctgggTTACTGGGAGGCAGCGCTGGGAGTGCTGCATCGCTCACCATGA
- a CDS encoding putative histone H2A: MATPRSAKKASRKSGSRSAKAGLIFPVGRIGQILRRGQYARRIGAAGAVYMAAVVEYLTAELLELSVKAATQSSKKPHRLNPRTLMMAVRHDDDLGELLKSVTLAHSGVVPSISKVIAKKGGKKSKATPSA, from the coding sequence ATGGCCACTCCTCGCAGCGCCAAGAAGGCCTCCCGCAAGAGCGGCTCCAGGTCCGCGAAGGCTGGTTTGATCTTTCCGGTGGGCCGCATCGGGCAGATCCTGCGCCGCGGCCAGTACGCTCGCCGCAtcggtgccgctggcgccgtGTACATGGCCGCTGTGGTGGAGTACCTgacggcggagctgctggagctgtcCGTGAAGGCTGCCACGCAGAGCTCGAAGAAGCCACACCGCCTGAACCCGCGCACCTTGATGATGGCTGTGCGTCACGACGACGATCTCGGTGAGCTGCTGAAGAGCGTGACCCTGGCGCACAGCGGCGTTGTGCCGAGCATCAGCAAGGTAATCGCGAAGAAGGGTGGCAAGAAGAGTAAGGCGACACCGAGCGCCTGA
- a CDS encoding putative paraflagellar rod protein 1D: PPGGREQRGGGDAAQQDGGVQVAPDEAGGGEDCGGARGDQACAPAAQWRRECCGADHERLAARRQRGECAAGVLIIFSGYAPSWCFPVLKRWVRCCLVFLFCDAMFCGMSVRVDSDLVGVALCVSDLWRLLEFVYFFFFWMYVYFICLRVRVCLCIRSVLKNYINFL; the protein is encoded by the coding sequence CCACCCGGGGGACGAGAacaacgaggaggtggcgacgcggcgcagcaaGATGGTGGAGTACAAGTCGCACCTGACGaagcaggaggaggtgaggatTGCGGCGGAGCGCGAGGAGATCAAGCGtgcgcgcctgctgcgcagtggcggcgagAGTGCTGCGGCGCAGATCACGAGCGGCTCGCTGCGCGCCGACAACGCGGCGAATGCGCAGCTGGAGTGTTGATCATTTTTTCGGGCTATGCCCCGAGTTGGTGCTTTCCTGTATTGAAACGTTGGGTTAGGTGTTGCCTGGTTTTCCTGTTTTGTGATGCGATGTTCTGTGGGATGAGCGTGCGGGTAGACTCTGATTTGGTTGGTGTGGCTTTGTGCGTGAGTGATCTGTGGCGCTTGTTGGAGTTTgtatattttttttttttttggatgTATGTCTATTTTAtttgtctgcgtgtgcgtgtgtgtttatGTATACGTTCTGTTTTGAAGAATTATATAAATTTTTTATAG
- a CDS encoding putative protein farnesyltransferase alpha subunit, translating into MRLQMPPLPDEHLTYKECSVLACQPASLLTPPPLSLLCTFSPTPISLYLLPAIHHCVRLRVDIAGAMSRSNRSSSSSSSSLSSWVSASSACSQSSKDGEWLYQLACVEAFVPLVADVTPADESSHALPEHPVAKIHYSPNFSFIYGVYRSLRDQLDYTPILPAHGEQCGSGELPPVIHAIHTSAARWFLLLAFALRQCTSNYTVWKDRRDVLMSPAVLEQATRDALPAFPVPEAILSCTASEAEKQEALRKLDEQQKKLRLTSQHWLPARADVLWEGRPSPWRAVHWELAAVGCFTRLYHKNFQVWHHRRELLTYALQQTPSYVRCSADAAAAAAADGKPEQQAEDSSPLVPALASEATLSDYLRRHAGLDFSAIDERPTLRAVLCNEDGKNYHAWLHLSWYLQAFSFLLTPPSREALEEHAIKLTGAVDDQESYFTPHPGWITASESAAPAALSPTLPPSPLTEELQFTAQLIYQDCRNNSVWCHRFVLLREALFRRLWRQLCSDRYTSTVGTLPTNTNWQRTARIVCAVEMNYSLQWLYVDPTNEAAYTHTRSVALLFHILTTRQHVWAAEHARADGSEELQRYLADAPLLTPVALTNSELSANADAGTVCPSTELLHLLRDRQRCVPWDTYVESFGLLRYMQRVLHTVISARVTELEEQAARILRLAVASDAITSPGQEPKPQAIAALAPLYERSSQYMLDSFHQVDSAQYLACQAILEEMWLTYMDAAQRRRVRQLRPSEAYREGLLSEWLRPCPWGGPEKSAADVDKLKDRQDAVVLNFLAYEAAALSKAKQLTMADPIRLKYWKREALNIMCRVYGTAA; encoded by the coding sequence CACTGCGTACGCCTTCGCGTGGACATCGCAGGCGCAATGTCGCGTTCCaaccgctcctcctcctcctcctcgtcatcgcTATCGTCCTGGGtgtctgcctcctccgcctgctcACAGAGCTCCAAGGATGGAGAGTGGCTCTATCAGCTCGCCTGCGTCGAGGCCTTCGTACCGCTTGTCGCGGACGTAACACCAGCGGATGAGAGTTCACATGCCTTACCAGAGCACCCCGTCGCGAAGATTCACTACTCACCAAACTTCAGCTTCATCTACGGCGTCTACCGCTCCCTTCGAGATCAACTGGACTACACCCCGATTCTCCCCGCCCATGGTGAGCAATGCGGAAGTGGTGAGCTGCCACCTGTAATTCACGCCATTCACACCTCAGCGGCACGCTGGTTTCTTCTGCTGGCGTTTGCGCTTCGTCAATGCACCTCCAACTACACCGTTTGGAAAGATCGACGTGATGTGCTCATGTCCCCTGCAGTGTTGGAGCAAGCGACCCGCGATGCGCTGCCGGCATTTCCGGTACCGGAGGCCATCCTCTCCTGCACTGCCTCGGAAGCGGAGAAGcaagaggcgctgcgtaAACTGGAcgagcagcagaagaagtTGAGACTGACGTCGCAGCACTGGCTCCCCGCGCGCGCCGACGTTCTGTGGGAAGGTCGACCGAGCCCGTGGCGTGCGGTGCACTGGGAATTGGCAGCGGTCGGCTGCTTCACACGGCTGTACCACAAGAACTTCCAGGTGTGGCATCATCGAAGGGAACTGCTGACGTACGCACTCCAGCAGACCCCTTCTTATGTCCGGTGCAGTgcggacgccgccgccgccgccgccgccgatggaAAGCCAGAGCAACAGGCGGAGGACAGCAGTCCGCTCGTGCCCGCATTGGCAAGTGAGGCAACCCTTAGCGACTACCTGCGTCGCCATGCCGGCCTTGATTTTTCTGCGATTGACGAACGGCCGACGCTGAGGGCAGTGCTGTGCAATGAGGATGGGAAGAACTACCACGCCTGGCTGCACCTGTCTTGGTACCTGCAGGCGTTCTCCTTCCTGCTGACGCCTCCGTCGCGGGAGGCTCTGGAGGAGCACGCGATAAAACTTACGGGAGCTGTAGACGACCAGGAGTCGTACTTTACACCCCACCCCGGCTGGATCACTGCCTCGGAGAGCgccgcgccggcggcgctgtcaccCACCCTACCGCCGAGTCCCCTCACTGAGGAGCTGCAGTTCACGGCGCAGCTTATCTATCAAGACTGCCGCAACAACTCAGTCTGGTGTCACCGCTTTGTTCTCTTGAGGGAAGCTCTGTTCCGTCGCCTCTGGCGGCAGCTCTGCTCTGACCGTTACACGAGTACTGTTGGCACACTCCCAACCAACACGAACTGGCAGCGCACTGCGCGAATCGTTTGTGCAGTGGAGATGAATTACTCGCTTCAGTGGCTGTATGTGGATCCAACGAACGAGGCCGcctacacccacacccgGTCCgttgccctcctcttccataTACTCACCACACGGCAGCATGTTTGGGCGGCAGAGCACGCCAGAGCGGACGGCAGTGAGGAACTTCAGCGCTACCTCGCCGATGCCCCTCTGCTCACCCCGGTCGCACTCACGAACTCTGAGCTGTCCGCCAACGCCGACGCCGGCACCGTCTGCCCCTCCACGGAACTCCTGCATCTCCTCCGTGACCGCCAACGCTGTGTTCCGTGGGATACCTACGTGGAGAGCTTTGGACTGCTGCGGTACATGCAGCGGGTCCTGCACACTGTCATTTCGGCTCGAGTTaccgagctggaggagcaggcggcgcgcATCTTGCGCTTGGCGGTGGCTAGCGACGCGATAACCTCACCTGGACAGGAACCCAAGCCGCAGGCGATTGCCGCGCTAGCGCCTCTCTACGAGCGCAGCTCTCAGTACATGCTAGATAGCTTTCACCAAGTCGACAGTGCGCAGTACTTGGCCTGTCAAGCGATTCTGGAAGAAATGTGGCTGACATACATGGACgcggcacagcggcgccgggTGCGACAGCTTCGCCCGTCGGAGGCGTACCGTGAGGGTCTCCTGTCAGAGTGGCTGAGACCGTGTCCGTGGGGTGGGCCGGAGAAGAGCGCAGCGGACGTTGACAAGCTGAAAGACCGCCAGGATGCTGTCGTCCTCAACTTCCTCGCCTACGAGGCTGCCGCGCTAAGCAAGGCGAAGCAGCTGACGATGGCCGACCCGATTCGTCTCAAGTATTGGAAGCGCGAGGCCCTAAACATTATGTGCCGCGTCTACGGCACGGCTGCCTGA